Proteins from one Pongo abelii isolate AG06213 chromosome 7, NHGRI_mPonAbe1-v2.0_pri, whole genome shotgun sequence genomic window:
- the DEFA4 gene encoding defensin alpha 4, translating to MRITALLAAILLVALQVQAGPLQARGDEAAGQEQPGADDQDISISFAWDKSSALQVSGSTRGMVCSCRLVFCQRTELRVGNCVIGGISFTYCCTLVD from the exons ATGAGGATTACCGCCCTCCTTGCTGCCATTCTCTTGGTAGCCCTCCAGGTCCAGGCAGGCCCACTCCAGGCAAGAGGTGATGAGGCTGCAGGCCAGGAGCAGCCTGGGGCAGACGACCAGGACATATCTATTTCCTTTGCATGGGATAAAAGCTCTGCTCTTCAGGTTTCAG GCTCAACAAGGGGCATGGTCTGCTCTTGCAGATTAGTATTCTGCCAGCGAACAGAACTTCGTGTTGGGAACTGCGTCATCGGTGGTATAAGTTTCACATACTGCTGCACGCTTGTAGATTAA